From a single Bryobacter aggregatus MPL3 genomic region:
- a CDS encoding ABC transporter ATP-binding protein codes for MNGLSLRIEDGEHIAILGPNGCGKSTLIKTITREEYPLLRPDSWLKIYGRDRWHLDELRQWLGIVSNDWMAKATRDVKGRELVLGGFFNSVTIEHYHEVTAEMRERADAALAEMGVSYLADRWTDELSSGEGRRVLLARALVHTPKALLLDEPGTSLDFAAQIHLNELVSAQARNGKTIVLVTHHLSDIIPEIERVAFLKAGQIIDDGPKREMLTTKKMSELFGASIEVVEKNGRYGLL; via the coding sequence TTGAACGGCCTCTCTTTGCGTATTGAAGATGGGGAACACATTGCGATTCTGGGGCCGAACGGATGCGGCAAGTCGACGCTGATTAAGACGATCACGCGCGAAGAGTATCCGTTGCTGCGACCGGATAGCTGGTTGAAGATCTATGGCCGGGACCGCTGGCATCTCGATGAGCTGCGGCAGTGGCTGGGCATTGTCTCGAATGACTGGATGGCGAAGGCGACGCGGGATGTGAAGGGGCGCGAACTCGTACTGGGTGGCTTCTTCAATAGCGTCACGATCGAGCACTACCATGAGGTGACCGCCGAGATGCGCGAGCGCGCCGATGCGGCGCTGGCGGAGATGGGTGTCAGCTATCTTGCCGATCGTTGGACCGATGAACTGTCGAGCGGCGAGGGGCGGCGGGTGTTGCTCGCACGCGCCTTGGTGCATACTCCCAAAGCGCTGTTGCTCGATGAACCGGGGACCAGTTTGGACTTTGCCGCACAGATCCATCTGAACGAGCTGGTGAGCGCGCAGGCACGGAACGGGAAGACCATTGTTCTGGTGACGCATCATCTGAGCGACATCATTCCTGAGATCGAGCGGGTGGCCTTCCTCAAGGCGGGCCAGATCATCGATGATGGGCCGAAGCGCGAGATGCTGACGACCAAGAAGATGAGTGAGCTGTTTGGCGCCTCAATCGAGGTGGTCGAAAAGAATGGCCGCTACGGGTTGCTTTAG
- a CDS encoding M16 family metallopeptidase: MRKLLSGIGAMALILNAVEPVSIKTGKLANGMKVIVEEDRDIPNIAMYLFYKIGSRNEVPGKTGLAHFFEHMMFNGAKKYGPKQFDIVMEKNGGRNNAYTSEDLTVYTDFIPNTALEVTFDMEADRIRDLAFDPKIVQSEREVVYSERRLSVDNNNIGALSEQLGAAAYTAHPYQWSVIGWPSDIEAWTMDDLKSHFKMGYAPNNCTLVVVGAASFEEVMGLAKKYLEPIPSQDPPPPVRTKEPEQKGERRVKLEKNAQLPMLLLGYHVGDSHSPDFPTLAVIEALLSAGKSARLTSRLIDKEELALQVNAQNPMQLDPGLFSIFAQPRSGVPVAKVEAAIYEELDRLKTEKVSAQELDKARNLILAGFYRQLKTIAGKANLLGQYDIYFGGYEKLFDYDKRIAAVTPEDIERVAAKYFMARNRTVAELVPVKDQ, encoded by the coding sequence GTGAGAAAACTCCTCTCCGGTATTGGAGCGATGGCTCTTATCCTCAATGCGGTCGAGCCTGTCTCCATTAAAACCGGCAAGCTGGCGAACGGGATGAAGGTGATTGTCGAAGAGGACCGGGACATTCCCAATATCGCGATGTACCTCTTCTATAAGATTGGCAGCCGGAACGAGGTGCCCGGCAAAACCGGTCTCGCCCACTTCTTTGAACACATGATGTTCAACGGGGCGAAGAAGTACGGCCCCAAGCAGTTCGACATCGTGATGGAGAAGAACGGCGGCCGGAATAACGCCTACACGAGTGAAGACCTGACCGTCTATACAGATTTCATTCCGAATACGGCACTCGAGGTGACTTTCGATATGGAAGCCGACCGGATTCGCGATCTGGCCTTCGACCCCAAGATCGTGCAGAGCGAACGTGAGGTTGTTTACAGTGAGCGCCGCCTGAGTGTAGATAACAACAATATTGGTGCTCTCAGTGAGCAACTGGGCGCGGCTGCCTACACCGCGCATCCTTACCAGTGGAGTGTCATCGGCTGGCCCAGCGACATTGAAGCTTGGACCATGGACGATCTCAAGAGTCACTTTAAGATGGGCTACGCGCCGAACAACTGCACGCTCGTTGTGGTGGGCGCGGCAAGCTTTGAAGAGGTGATGGGGCTCGCGAAAAAATACCTCGAACCCATTCCATCCCAAGACCCTCCTCCTCCGGTGCGGACCAAGGAACCCGAGCAGAAAGGTGAACGCCGGGTGAAGCTGGAGAAGAACGCACAACTCCCGATGTTGCTGTTGGGCTATCACGTCGGCGACTCGCATAGTCCCGACTTTCCTACTTTGGCGGTGATCGAGGCACTGCTCAGCGCCGGCAAGAGTGCGCGCCTCACCAGCCGTCTGATCGATAAGGAAGAGCTGGCCCTGCAAGTGAATGCGCAGAACCCGATGCAGCTCGATCCGGGGCTGTTCTCGATCTTTGCCCAGCCACGGAGCGGCGTGCCGGTGGCGAAGGTGGAGGCGGCGATCTATGAAGAGCTGGACCGCCTGAAGACGGAGAAGGTGAGTGCGCAGGAACTCGACAAGGCGCGCAACCTCATCTTGGCCGGTTTCTATCGACAGCTCAAGACGATAGCAGGAAAAGCGAATCTACTTGGTCAATACGATATCTACTTCGGCGGCTATGAGAAGCTGTTCGACTACGACAAGCGGATTGCGGCTGTGACGCCCGAAGACATCGAACGGGTGGCGGCGAAGTACTTTATGGCCCGAAACCGCACCGTCGCGGAGCTGGTACCGGTGAAGGATCAATAA
- a CDS encoding PEP-CTERM sorting domain-containing protein: MKKVLSLLILATASLFATLTTSANVEIVTSPVDLQIGSLNSNSKVFLIPERSFYVLPNAVTLETLDIGTTYNNYWPGDLTVIPAGTVVDVWLIHFNRSSLLLGQQTASFDFGAPILGVAGRSTCLIPNTVCPGDTDQYGNPANTYSNIQFLRGLELLLGEDSIRFDSDSKLTIKSTTSRLTIDEVRVFTLSNVPEPATAGLVAMLLVGFGVCRRSQFLQRLR; encoded by the coding sequence ATGAAAAAAGTACTCTCGCTCCTCATTCTTGCAACGGCATCGCTCTTTGCGACCCTGACTACATCGGCGAATGTAGAGATTGTCACCTCCCCTGTGGATCTGCAAATTGGAAGTTTGAACTCGAATAGCAAAGTCTTTCTGATTCCGGAACGGAGCTTCTATGTTCTTCCGAACGCTGTGACGCTTGAGACCCTTGATATTGGAACCACCTACAACAATTACTGGCCAGGCGATCTCACTGTGATTCCGGCGGGTACGGTTGTCGATGTCTGGCTGATCCACTTCAATCGCAGCAGCCTGCTCCTCGGCCAACAGACTGCTTCCTTTGACTTCGGTGCTCCCATCCTCGGCGTTGCGGGAAGAAGCACCTGTCTGATTCCGAATACCGTCTGCCCTGGAGATACGGACCAATACGGGAACCCGGCGAACACCTATTCCAATATCCAGTTTCTGCGTGGCTTGGAACTGCTGCTCGGAGAAGATTCGATCCGCTTTGACAGCGACAGCAAACTCACCATCAAATCCACCACCTCGCGCCTAACGATCGATGAAGTTCGCGTCTTTACGCTGTCGAATGTTCCGGAGCCGGCGACCGCCGGTTTGGTGGCGATGCTGCTGGTGGGCTTTGGTGTCTGTCGTCGTTCTCAATTTCTCCAACGCCTGCGCTAG
- a CDS encoding YfiT family bacillithiol transferase, translating into MMSDPRYPIGKFSFVPVSDESARQATIAEIRDLPKHLKAAVAAVPADKLDTPYREGGWTIRQLIHHIADSHMNAFIRFRLGLTEDAPMIKPYNEKLWALLPDASLPVEPSIAILENLHHRLTVLLELTPADAFTREVVHPENGTMTLDRLLQLYAWHGLHHVAHITNAPVH; encoded by the coding sequence ATTATGTCAGACCCCCGTTACCCGATCGGCAAGTTCAGCTTTGTCCCCGTTTCCGATGAATCCGCGCGCCAGGCCACCATCGCCGAGATCCGCGATCTCCCCAAGCACCTGAAGGCTGCCGTGGCCGCTGTGCCGGCCGACAAGCTCGACACTCCCTATCGCGAAGGCGGCTGGACCATCCGGCAGCTCATTCACCATATCGCCGATTCGCACATGAATGCCTTCATCCGCTTCCGGCTGGGCCTCACCGAAGACGCGCCGATGATCAAGCCCTATAACGAGAAACTCTGGGCCCTGCTCCCCGACGCTTCACTGCCCGTCGAGCCCTCGATCGCCATTCTTGAAAACCTGCACCACCGTCTCACCGTCCTGCTCGAACTCACTCCAGCCGACGCCTTCACTCGTGAAGTCGTCCACCCGGAGAACGGAACCATGACCCTCGACCGTCTACTGCAACTCTACGCCTGGCACGGGCTCCATCACGTCGCCCACATCACCAACGCTCCCGTCCACTAG
- a CDS encoding redoxin domain-containing protein — protein MKRRDVVLTAGAVGAAAMLQGQTPAAPPKTHLKVGDTAPDFKVPTTTASKSFQLSDYKGKSGVVVAFFPAAFTGGCTKEMTAYGNEIKKFQDMGFEVIGISTDNTPSLAYWAEHMLKVNAPLGSDFATRKTAEAYGVLMKDRGIANRATFVIDKEGKIVHIEEGSAAVDISGAANACARVKGKS, from the coding sequence ATGAAACGCCGTGATGTTGTACTGACCGCAGGCGCCGTGGGCGCCGCCGCAATGCTACAGGGGCAGACACCCGCTGCTCCTCCCAAGACCCATTTGAAGGTGGGCGATACCGCTCCTGATTTCAAGGTGCCAACGACAACTGCCTCCAAGAGCTTCCAGCTTTCTGACTACAAGGGAAAGAGTGGCGTGGTGGTTGCCTTCTTCCCGGCTGCCTTTACCGGCGGTTGCACGAAGGAAATGACTGCCTATGGGAACGAGATCAAGAAATTCCAGGACATGGGCTTTGAAGTGATTGGAATCTCGACGGACAACACCCCGAGTCTGGCTTACTGGGCCGAGCACATGTTGAAGGTGAATGCTCCGCTCGGCAGCGACTTTGCAACGCGCAAGACCGCTGAAGCGTATGGCGTGCTGATGAAGGACCGTGGCATCGCCAATCGCGCGACTTTCGTAATCGATAAAGAAGGCAAAATCGTGCACATCGAGGAAGGCAGCGCGGCAGTGGACATCAGTGGAGCAGCTAACGCCTGCGCACGGGTAAAGGGCAAGAGCTAG
- a CDS encoding LLM class flavin-dependent oxidoreductase — MIPYSILDLCPIPAGSTAAAAFRNSLELAQHAEALGYHRYWLAEHHNMPGIASAATSIVIAHIAAGTKTIRVGSGGVMLPNHSPLVIAEQFGTLASLFPGRIDLGLGRAPGTDMLTARALRRSLTHPENFPDDVAELQAWFLEPEPGQKVRAVPGAGLEVPIWLLGSSLYSAQLAAEMGLPFAFASHFAPADLREALRVYRSQYRPSEEHPRPYAMIGVNVVAADTDAQARYLFTSVQQAFTNLQRGRPGQIPAPIDQMDPYWTPEERVRVNQMLASSVVGSPETVRVGLAKIVETYQPDELILTAHIYEQAARLRSFELIVRTRNEQ, encoded by the coding sequence GTGATTCCCTATTCGATTCTTGATCTCTGCCCGATTCCCGCTGGTTCGACTGCCGCGGCTGCGTTCCGGAATTCATTGGAGTTGGCCCAGCACGCCGAGGCGCTTGGCTATCATCGCTACTGGCTGGCCGAACATCACAATATGCCGGGAATCGCCAGCGCCGCCACTTCCATTGTGATCGCGCACATCGCTGCCGGCACCAAAACAATCCGGGTGGGTTCGGGAGGCGTCATGCTTCCCAATCATTCGCCGCTCGTCATCGCCGAACAGTTTGGTACTCTCGCCTCCTTATTCCCTGGACGCATCGATCTCGGCCTGGGCCGCGCTCCAGGCACCGATATGTTGACCGCTCGCGCCTTGCGGCGTTCACTGACCCACCCGGAGAATTTTCCCGATGACGTCGCCGAACTGCAAGCCTGGTTCCTCGAACCGGAGCCGGGTCAGAAGGTACGAGCCGTGCCCGGAGCAGGTCTGGAGGTGCCGATCTGGTTGCTAGGTTCCAGTCTCTATAGCGCGCAACTTGCGGCCGAGATGGGTCTGCCCTTTGCCTTTGCCTCGCACTTTGCGCCCGCTGATCTGCGAGAAGCCTTACGCGTGTACCGGAGCCAGTACCGGCCTTCTGAGGAGCATCCCAGGCCTTACGCCATGATTGGAGTGAATGTGGTGGCTGCCGATACAGATGCACAGGCGCGCTATCTGTTTACTTCGGTGCAACAAGCCTTTACCAATTTGCAGCGTGGGCGGCCCGGCCAGATTCCTGCTCCGATCGATCAGATGGATCCATATTGGACGCCGGAAGAACGGGTGCGGGTGAACCAGATGCTGGCGTCCTCAGTTGTTGGGTCTCCGGAAACAGTGCGAGTTGGTCTCGCCAAGATTGTCGAGACCTATCAGCCGGACGAACTGATTCTCACGGCCCACATCTATGAACAAGCAGCGCGGCTACGATCCTTCGAGTTGATCGTTAGAACCCGGAACGAGCAGTAA
- a CDS encoding M16 family metallopeptidase gives MRAIILSLLLVASLAAQIKMPAFERVVLPNGAVLILMPKKELPLVSVRMAVKGGAEADPPGLQGLAMITASMLTQGTESRSREKVGLDLDQMGIEVQAGAQQQFSSFQMEYLAKDNAKALVLLEDLLLHPSFSDEELKKLIAQRIDAVKVVKDQPQRALREYFPAFYFGKEHPYGRSMNGDELSLAKVTRASVLGFWKQNYVGKNIVVVVAGDFNPVTMREQMTSLIGKFPAGSAYEWKKPDVVVAGKESRLLLVDLPGATQTYFAIAQPGIDRTSADRTALELVNTLFGGRFTSMLNDALRVDSGLTYGANSIVQMDRLPGAIYISTFTKTETTVPAIDLALKQLEKLQSSGINAEQLASAKAYVKGEYPTRSLETADQLSTVLTDMEVYGLNRGEVDDFISRMDSINLEKANDTARKYYKTEGLVYVLIGDAAKIRKDVAKYAKKFTEVKIDQPGYGN, from the coding sequence ATGCGGGCAATCATTCTGAGTCTACTTCTAGTTGCGAGTCTAGCGGCGCAAATCAAGATGCCGGCCTTTGAGCGCGTGGTGCTGCCGAATGGTGCGGTGCTGATTCTGATGCCAAAGAAGGAGTTGCCGCTGGTGAGCGTTCGCATGGCAGTGAAGGGCGGGGCAGAGGCAGACCCGCCGGGCCTCCAGGGCCTCGCCATGATCACGGCGAGCATGTTGACACAGGGGACGGAGAGCCGTTCGAGAGAAAAGGTGGGTCTCGATCTCGATCAGATGGGGATCGAAGTCCAGGCCGGAGCACAGCAGCAGTTCTCGTCCTTCCAAATGGAGTACCTGGCAAAGGACAATGCGAAAGCCTTGGTGTTGCTCGAGGATCTCCTTTTGCATCCGTCGTTTAGCGATGAGGAGTTAAAGAAATTGATTGCCCAGCGCATCGATGCGGTGAAGGTGGTGAAGGATCAGCCACAGCGCGCCTTGCGGGAGTACTTTCCGGCCTTCTACTTTGGCAAGGAACATCCTTATGGCCGGTCGATGAATGGAGACGAGTTGAGCTTGGCCAAGGTGACGCGGGCGAGCGTGCTTGGGTTCTGGAAGCAGAACTATGTGGGCAAAAACATTGTCGTCGTGGTGGCGGGGGACTTCAATCCGGTGACGATGCGAGAGCAAATGACGAGCCTGATTGGGAAGTTTCCGGCGGGGAGTGCCTATGAGTGGAAGAAGCCCGATGTGGTGGTGGCGGGCAAGGAATCGCGGCTGCTGCTGGTGGATCTGCCGGGAGCAACGCAGACCTACTTCGCAATCGCGCAGCCGGGGATTGACCGGACGAGTGCGGACCGGACTGCTCTCGAGCTGGTGAATACGCTGTTTGGCGGACGCTTCACTTCGATGCTGAACGACGCGCTGCGGGTCGATAGCGGTTTGACCTATGGAGCGAATAGCATCGTGCAAATGGATCGGCTTCCGGGCGCAATCTACATCAGTACTTTCACCAAGACGGAAACGACGGTGCCGGCGATTGATCTTGCCTTAAAGCAGTTGGAGAAGCTGCAGAGCAGCGGGATCAATGCGGAACAGTTGGCCAGTGCGAAGGCGTATGTGAAGGGGGAGTATCCGACGCGGAGCCTTGAGACGGCTGACCAGCTTTCGACGGTGCTGACGGACATGGAGGTATATGGGTTGAACCGGGGCGAGGTGGACGACTTCATCTCGCGGATGGATTCGATTAACCTCGAAAAAGCAAACGATACGGCCCGGAAATATTACAAAACAGAAGGGTTAGTTTATGTTTTGATTGGCGACGCCGCGAAGATTCGCAAAGACGTCGCCAAGTATGCCAAGAAGTTCACCGAGGTGAAAATCGACCAGCCCGGCTACGGGAACTAG